DNA from Dioscorea cayenensis subsp. rotundata cultivar TDr96_F1 chromosome 26, TDr96_F1_v2_PseudoChromosome.rev07_lg8_w22 25.fasta, whole genome shotgun sequence:
TTTTACTGAGATTCAATTCTTCACATCTTATCACCGCAGGCTGATAATTTATGTCCATGTCCAGGAACCTTCAAGTCCAGATGGTGTCTGCCCAATTTGCTTCAGCAGAATTGTGAGGCAAGAATGCTCAACTCTGTAATTAGTTAAGAATCAGTGATATTATAATTCCTCTCTccacttcagtattttttttcctttcaccAGCATCAGTTTTTAGATGAACCTACTTTTTGATTAGTTAAGGATCAGTGATATTAAGTCATCTATTGACctcattattttttcctttcactGACATCAATTGTAACATGAATCACCTTTAccttaacattttttttttttttggtacatTCAAAAGCTCCCATGAATGTGGAAGTCACTTTGTCCTACTTTGCCAGCCTACTATACTGCTTAATTTTCAGGCAATTTACCTTATCCCCTGCCCTGCCTCAGTGTCTCTGCCAAGTGGTCCACTCTGCCCGGAGCCAGCCTGAAATCTATAGATGAAACCATAAAAGCAACTAAAATGATATATAGCCTTTAGTAGCAAGATAGAACACTGTCAGTATGGTTGGTGAGCAATTTACTTTGTTGCAATGATATACCAAGTGGTGTATTGGTAGCCGGGTCTCCAATAGAATTTTTTACAAATAGTAAGAGTTCGAATTTTGGGTGAGGGTGCATTtctgggagtgtgagtagtggttgtgtgcgggtggttccagcgcccatgTGTGCGCGGGCCCCGCTCTTACTTGCTCCGACGAGACTTGTACACGTCTCTGCTTTTCTTAACGGCTAGATCGCTCACCTTGGCAAAAAATGATGTATTGAAGAACTATTGAAGGTCCTAGTGACAGAAGAATGGGTAAATAATCCACTCACCTGATTAACTGAATATAGagataattttctttcttttactttactTTTATCCCTTATATTTTTCTCTTCAATTCATAAAGTATTGTATTGATGAAGTGAGACATGTTAGGATTAGGTGATTGGATAAATAGAAGGCAACAAATGATCATAAATAGAGGTGTACCTCCATGTCTCATTCTTATTGCAAAAACTAGCAAAAAGAGCATTGCAtggtgaaaaattaaaatttattatcttctttATTGTTATGATCTAACAACCATTGTTGTGCCAACTACTCTAACATTTCTCTCTCTGttcataaataaattgaaaggcTGTATGGTTCTGGGAAGGAATAAATAAGGCTATATGGTATGGGATTCAACGTTTTGAGCATCAAAGCACTAATAAAAGACTATCTACTCAATGCACCCGGactttcttctctttatttctAATTAATAAATGTACGCTTTATctgtttttttcataaaataaaaaatgacattcATTAATTGAGAGGTGTTCCATCACCGACTTTGCGTTTGCCAAAAGGGGGCAGTgtttttgaatttgagtttttaCAAATTATACTGTCTGTAATTAATATTGCGGTGGAGGTAGTGCTGTTGAATTAACTCTTATGGTTTGTCTCATCTGTGAAGTATATATATCAGGGCTTGTTtaaatttactttaaaaaaattgatttaaactTTTTTGGCTAAATTCTTATCAAGAAATagtagtatatatttttaatatattatatgatgTACAAATCATTTGaattagaaaattaaaacaaaaaattaagatGGGCTTGTGGGAGAGGCTCATGTTGTTTAGAGTAAAGAATGATTAGAACTACTATGTAGCGTGGCAGGTCACAGGTgcacatttaaaattttacgcCCGCGTATTGTAGATTAttgttcattctttttattaGGATCAAATATtgtaattgttttcatttttagaaaaacaattttatttacaaaaataatcctttttttaatgtgtttttgagaaataaaaaatctttcttCCTAGTGTAATTGCTTTAATGTTTATCAATAAAGTTATAGTTTATTCATTTCTATTACACGAAAACCTTGTACATGTTCCACTAAAAACTAAAGTCATGAATAAAACATTAGTATTTGAATTTAAACATCCCTTTCTGAATCTTACTGCAAAAATGAAGGTGAATTTACTTCATCtcatgaattattaattattaaatcttCCCAGAAATCCGCAAGAAATatcgcatatatatatatagaggtgcCAGTGCTGGTCCAGATCCTCTCATTCAAAAGTAAACGCTTTGTTTAAAACTCCACGCTGCCTTAAATACACATTCAAGAAGCAAACATGTACACATGTGCTTCTCTACCCAGTGAATTCAATCAAGTTCCCACAACCcataaaaaatcattcaattaaaaatttaacagttaaaaaaaaaatcctacttTAATTAAAGGGAACCTATTTAACATGATCACACAGTAAATAAACAATTCATTCTTtatcaataaaaacaacaacaataacaataataataataacaaaggTAGTGAATAAACACTTAACTTTCCAAACCTACTTCTTGATAtgcttattataaaaaaaacacaagtatccCATAATCCATGCAGAAAGGACAACTTCACGTGAAATCACAATTATGATGAAACTAAAGAAAACCTAATTAAACCGGATACCTATGAATGCAGTCCCTCCATGGATTATCAGCATCCATCCATGAATCCTGAAGAGCTCTCCAAACAACACTACAAGCCTTGAATCCAGTCCCAAAAGCCAGCATCCAAACTCTATCACCAGCTTTGATCCTCCCTTTAGCCTCAAAATAAGCAAACTCATACAACACCAAGCTGCTCGACGTATTGCCAAAGCGATGCAAGCACATGCGCGCAGGTTCCACAACTTTATCACTGAATTTCATCAGTCTCGCAACCGAATCAATCACTGCTTTCCCACCGGCGTGAATGCACATGTGCTCGAACGCCGTCGTGAAGTCCGGCACATGCTGTGTCTTCTTATCACCTCGAAACATCGACTTCACGACTAAGTAAGCAAACTTGAGAAGCTCGGACACAGGGAGCACACGAGGTGCGAGAGTGGTTATATGGCCTTTGAGCCCAGCGCCAGCCACACGAACGAGATCTTTTGTGAGCGCAACGCCGATGTTTCCGTTCTCATCCTCGCGCTGTATGGCAGCGTTGTAAGCAGCGTCGTCAGCGCCGTGATGCGTGCGCAGAGTGCGGATGAGTTCCATTTTGGCTGACCAACGCCGGGATGGGTCGCTGGTCATGAGTGCAGCGGCGGTGCCAGCTCGGAAGATGCAGTTGGTTACGAGCATGTGACGGTTGTCACCGAAGTACCAGTTGAGACTAGTGCTTTCAGTGATGACAAGAAGAGCGTAGCCGATACGGTGGCGGAGAATACTGCCAGCGAGGTCCATGGCCATTGTGCCGGCACTGCAACCCATGCCTGATAAGTTGAAGGTTTTGACGTTTGATGGGAGTTTAAGGTGGTTGACGACGAAGGAGGAGAGTGATGGAGAAGGAGCGAACATGCTGCAAGCTACGATGAGGACGGTGATCTCGGAGGGAGAAACGCCGGACTTAGAGAGAACAGAGGAGGCGGAGGAGAACATGCCTTCTTCGGCTTCTAAGATGGCGTAATGGAACTTGGCTTCGTAATCAGTTTGGAAGAGGAATAGTGGGGCGTATGTCTCGTCTCCGAGGCCGGATTTCCGGTAAATGGCGCGCATGAAGTCGGCGCTTTCTTCGGAGTATCGGCGGCTGCGAAGGCCGACGTACTCGCATAACTCGAGAGTGCACCGGCGGTCATGGTCAGGCTTGAAGCATGTGTAGTTGAGGAGGAGAACTGGGAGTGGGCGTGTGGAAATGTAAGCTAAGATGGAAACCAAGGTGCACCATAAGAAGGAGAAGACAATGAGTTTGTTGTTTGAGAGTATGATCACTAGTTTTTGGTCTATGaggtttgatgatgatgatgtgaagGAGAGGATTGCATGTAGAGCTAGTGTTAGTGATAGTAAGGTGAAGAAGATGAGTTTGAGAAGTTGGATTGTGGTTTGGGATTCCATGGGGGGTTTTGTTATAACTTATAACTACTTATAAGATAACAGAGGTGTTTTGAGGTGTTTGGTTTGGTGTTATATAGATGGAGTGGGGGATTGCTGGTTATTGAAGAGGGTGTTGTTCTGGCTGTATTTATTGAGCCACCTAACAAGGATGGGTATCAATGAATGAATCTTAGAGTAGTCAAAGGGATCCAGAAGAAGTCAGTGTAGGCAGTGGCATGACAAGAGTAGTGTCTTCTgagaagtatttattatttaatggaTGCATGATCATCAATATCAGTAGAttggtaaaaaaacaaaaaacaaatatatatatatatatatagccatcatccctagatttcaaatctaagaATGTCCATAGTCGCCATCGAatgaaaatctgacggctcttatcattatgaacagtaaaaaaaccgcgttctacagtgttgtgCAGTGAtcatgaacaataaaaaaaaatgtacagtgtttatataatcaatcaaccatcggatgatgatccaacggcttagatttaaaaatattcctagaattgaaatctagggacgtccctaaatgatattttctcatatatataaagctatatatatatatatatgtatgcctCTTTAATGATAAATTATGGCATAACATAAGCTATTATTATTGACATTTATTTGTGGCAATTAATTAAGGAACTTTGATTGTTAGAGAGAAGTGGAGAAACTTTCAACAATTGGAGGGATGAGCTGTCTGATTCAATAgaagattaaatttaaataaaacttattatATGTAGTAGCTATGATTTAGGCAGCATAATTAAGACTTTTTCCCCTTGTTATTCTAAATAATAGTTCAAGTTTAATATAAGGCTTTGTATTAGTTGATAATTACTGATTTATCTctataaatctaaattaaaaaatttatgaaaaaccAAAGCGCTCATCATATAAAGTTTATAAGTTATGGTAATTATTGGAGTATAGGCATGCAAATAAACATGATTATGACATAAGTGTGGATAAGCAATTATCTCCTTTTTATAgggatatatatgtaattttctttttttttttataattatgtttgtGTGAGTAATGGTAGAAAGTGGGTTTCTTTATATTgtgcttttcctttttctctttcttctttgtagtttaaaatatcaataataagcAAGTGAACTCTGCTTTTTATAatagaaaattatttgagaacaCATAAAGTCTATTTTTAAAGCAAATATAATGTTAAAACTTAATCAACATGCAACTTGGCTTTATTTGAATTGAAGGTTGTTTTGAAGCCCAACAGTTGCACGGTCACACATCCAACCACATCGGTTGCACGGTCATGATCCTTTTTTGCAAATAAGGCCTTGaaaattctaatattatttCTATGTAAATTATctcagtcttttttttttcttttttatttccttcAATAGTAGTTTGATATCCATTTAAAaatccaattaattttttttataaaaataaataaaccattattttataaacaaaaacaacatagaaAATAAAACTAACTGAAATAACAAATACTGACGACTAATAGTAGAGACCATTCTGAGCTAAGAATGAATCAAGGAACTACTCATGattcaatcaaatatttatCTACTTTGGATTAAAACtagttaaatttatttatttaattaaaaaaattttaagtttttttttttttcatataaaattgtAACCGTTTTCGGATCTCCGAAATATCCAAACCGGATATTTGGGCTCGGGTATCGGGTGTGGGCCGCTATTGATCCGGATTCGCTTCGGTTGGAGGGAAGGTGGGACCCACATTTACCCTCCAATGGTTTCTTTTCAAattcccaaattttttttttgtttttaatttaatttttactttaaaatttcttttgctTTCATTCTCCGTCTCCTTCTTttcatctctctttctctctctcgcTTCGCCGTGTGGTGCGATAGCCTTCCTCTTTGGAGGGAGGGAGGAGGGAGAGTGAGCTAGGGTTTGGCTCGGATGCTCTTGGTAAACATCTGGATCCCAAGggatctctctatttttttattttttttttatttattttgcctATTTTTCGTTGTTGCATTGGCTGTGGAGGCTGTGGATGCGATGTGTTTATGGCTTG
Protein-coding regions in this window:
- the LOC120253070 gene encoding 3-ketoacyl-CoA synthase 2-like, coding for MESQTTIQLLKLIFFTLLSLTLALHAILSFTSSSSNLIDQKLVIILSNNKLIVFSFLWCTLVSILAYISTRPLPVLLLNYTCFKPDHDRRCTLELCEYVGLRSRRYSEESADFMRAIYRKSGLGDETYAPLFLFQTDYEAKFHYAILEAEEGMFSSASSVLSKSGVSPSEITVLIVACSMFAPSPSLSSFVVNHLKLPSNVKTFNLSGMGCSAGTMAMDLAGSILRHRIGYALLVITESTSLNWYFGDNRHMLVTNCIFRAGTAAALMTSDPSRRWSAKMELIRTLRTHHGADDAAYNAAIQREDENGNIGVALTKDLVRVAGAGLKGHITTLAPRVLPVSELLKFAYLVVKSMFRGDKKTQHVPDFTTAFEHMCIHAGGKAVIDSVARLMKFSDKVVEPARMCLHRFGNTSSSLVLYEFAYFEAKGRIKAGDRVWMLAFGTGFKACSVVWRALQDSWMDADNPWRDCIHRYPV